The following DNA comes from Amycolatopsis solani.
CGTCGACAAGGGCCAGATGGAGGCCGCGCGGGCGCTGGGGATGAGCTACACCAAGTCGATGCTGCTGGTGATCATCCCGCAGGGCGTCCGGCGGGTACTGCCCGCGCTGGTGAACCAGTTCATCGCGCTGGTCAAGGACTCCAGCCTCGTCTACGTGCTCGGGCTGCTGTCCGGGCAGCGCGAGCTGTTCCGGATCGGCCAGGACCTCGCGGCCAACACCGGCAACCTCTCGCCGCTGGTCGCCGCCGGGGTGTTCTTCCTGGTGATCACCGTGCCGCTGACGCACCTGGTCAACTACATCGACAAGAAGCTCCGTACCGGGCGCAAGGTCCGGGTCGACGACCCGGACGACACCGATCCGGTGGAGATCGGTCCCGGGGGGAGGGTGAGCACGTGGTGACGACGGCGGTGCGAACGTCCAGTGTGGAACTGCGGGACATCCACGTCAGCTTCGGCACGCTGGAAGTCCTGCGCGGGGTCGACCTCAAGGTGCCCAGTGGCAAGACGACGTGCGTGATCGGGCCGTCCGGCTCCGGCAAGTCGACGCTCCTGCGGTGCGTGAACCGCTTGCAGGAGCCCGATTCCGGTGATCTGCTGCTCGACGGCGAGTCCGTGATCAAGGCCGACCCGGACGCGCTGCGCCAGCGCGTCGGCATGGTGTTCCAGCACTTCAACCTCTTCGGCCACCGGAGCGTGCTGGACAACATCGTGCTGCCGCTGCGCAGCGTGAAGAAGATCGGCAAGGAGGAAGCGGCGGAGATCGCCCGCGCCCGCCTCGCCGAGGTCGGCCTCGCGGACAAGGCGCCGTACCGGCCGAGCGCGCTTTCGGGTGGTCAGCAGCAGCGCGTCGCGATCGCGCGGGCGCTGGCCATGGACCCCGAGGTGATGCTCTTCGACGAGGCCACCAGCGCGCTCGACCCCGAGCTGGTCAAGGGCGTGCTGAACCTGATGGCCGGGCTGGCTTCGCGGGGCTTGACGCTGATCGTGGTCACCCACGAGATGGGGTTCGCCAGGAGCGTCGCCGACGAGGTGGCGTTCATGGACGCGGGCAAGATCGTGGAGCAGGGCCCGCCGGCCCAGCTCTTCGACGACCCCCAGAGCCCCCGCCTCCAACGCTTCCTGTCCCAAGTCCTTTAGGCGCGGCGCGGGTGGTCGTGAGTGTTTAGGCGGGTTCTAACCCGACTAAACACTCACGACCCCGGCACCGCGCAAAACCGGGGGCTTGGTGCGGGCGGGCGCGGGTAGCCTGCGGGCATGGCGAGGATCGCGCGGCTGACGTACTACCCGGTCAAGGGGTGTGCCGGCACTTCGGTGCCGTCCGCCGAAGTGACCCCGGCCGGGCTGGCGCACGACCGCGTGTTCCAGGTCGTCGCGCCGGACGGCGACTTCCGCAGCCAGCGCCGCTACCCGGTGCTGGCCGCGGTCCGGCCGCAGGTGCTCGGGCACCGGCTGAAGCTGTCCGCGCCGGGCCACGGCGACCTCGAACTCGAGATCCGCCGCGACGGCCCCCGCCACCCCGGTTCGACGTTCTCCTGGCAGGGCGAAGGCATCCACCAGGGCGACGCCGCGGCCGCGTGGTTCTCGGACCTGCTCGGGCTGCCGTCGGTGCTGATCGGCGTCGCGCCGGACCACGAACGCGTCACCAGCGGCGAAACCCCGGGCACGGCCGCGTTCGCCGACGGGCACGCGCTCCTCGTCGCCTCCGAGTCCTCTTTGGACGGACTGAACGCCCGCATCCTCGAACGCGGCGGCGAACCCGTGCCGATGGACCGCTTCCGCCCCAACGTCGTCGTCTCCGGCTGGCTCGAGCCGCACACCGAAGACGAAGTCCGCGCGATGACCGCGGGCACCGCGGAGTTCGGCTACGCCAAGCAATGCGTGCGCTGCACGGTGCCGATGGTCGACCAGGAGACCGGCGAGAAGGCCGGCCCCGAGCCGATCCGGACGCTGGCGGCCTACCGGCGGCACGCCGACGGCGGCGTGGTCTTCGGGATGAAGGCCGCCGTGCGGCGCCCGGGTCAGCTGGCCGTGGGCGACGAGGTGATCGTGCACTCCTGGGCGGGTCCGAGTCCCAGCACCGCGGCCGCCGAACCGCCGTTGACGGCGACCGCGAGCCGCCCGGCCGAGTCGGTGTAGAGGACGCTGGCGCCGGCGGGGACGTCCGCGAACGTCCGGCCGACCACGGTCGTCACCGCGACCCGCTCGCTGTGCACGGAAACCGCGCCGGCCAGCCCGGACAGCTCGAGATCGGCCGGGGTCGCGGCGAGCTGGACGTTGCCGAAGTGGTCGACCGTCAGCACCTCCGACACGAGCTTCCCGGGGAAGGCCGCGACGAACGGCTCCGGCATCGACACCAGGTCGGTGACCGGGTCGCCGAACGCCGAGGGCTCGACCCCCAGCGCCAGGTGCGCGGCGGCGGGGGCGAAGACGTCCCGCCCGTGGAACGTCGCCGACGTGACCGGCAGCCGCAGCGACGGCTCGGCCAGCTCGTACGCCGCCAGGACGCCGCCCAGCGCCTGCGCGGCCGGCAGCAAGAGGCCGTTGTCCGGCCCGACCAGCAGCCCGTCCCCGGCGACCACGACCACGCCGAGCCGGGTGGTGCCGACGCCCGGGTCGACGACGGCGACGTGCACCGACGGCGGCAGGAACGGCGCCGTCTGGGCCAGCGCCATCGCCCCGTGCCGGATGTCCTGGGGTGGTACCTCGTGCGTCACGTCGATGACGCGGACGGCGGGCGCGAGCCGGGCGATCACGCCGTGGCAGGCCGCCACGAAGCCGTCGCGCAGGCCGTAGTCGGTGGTCACCGAGATCCAGTCGTACGCCATGCCAGCATCATCCATGGTGGCGGAGGGTGCCCGTTAGGGTTCAGCGCGTGACACCCCTCCCCACCCTCGCCACCGGCAAGGTCCGCGACCTCTACGCCGTGGGCGACGACCACCTGCTGGTCGTCGCGTCCGACCGCATCTCGGCCTTCGAGCGCGTTTTCCCCACCCCCGTCCCGGACAAGGGCCGGGTGCTCACCGCGATGAGCGCGTTCTGGTTCCGCGAGCTCGCCGACGTCCTGCCGAACCACCTGGTGGCCTCGGACGGGCCGCTCGTGCCCGCCGCCTTCCGCGGCCGGGGGTTGCTGGTCGAGCGGCTCGACATGCTGCCGGTGGAGGCGGTCGTCCGCGGGTACCTGACCGGCCGCGGGTACGCGGATTACCGCCGCTCGGGCGCGGTCTGCGGGCTGGGGCTGCCGGCCGGGCTGCCCGAGTCGGCCCGGCTGCCGGAGCCGATCTTCACGCCGTCCACCAAGGCACGGCCCGGCGAACCGGACGAGAACATCGACTTCGACACCTTCGCGGCGGTCCTCGGCCGTGCGCTCGCCGAGGAGGTCCGCGAGGCGTCGCTGGAGCTGTACCGCCGGGGCGCCGCACGGGCCGAGGAACAGGGCCTGCTGCTCGCGGACACGAAGTTCGAGTTCGGCATCGGGGCGACCGGCGGGCTGGTGCTCGCGGACGAGCTGCTGACCCCGGATTCGGCGCGCTACTGGCTCGACGGCGGCCACCCGCCCGGCCGCCCGCGGCGGTCGATCGACAAGCAGCACGTACGCGACTGGCTGGTCGGGCCGTCGTCGGGCTGGGACTGCGTGTCCGCGCTGCCGCCGCTGCCGCCGGCGGTGGTGACCGCCACGCGCGACCGGTACATCGAGGCGTACCACCGCATCACCGGGCTTTCCCTGGCAGACTGGCCGCGTGATCCTGCTGATCTGCGGCAGCCTGCGAGCCGGCTCGGGCAATGCGGCGGTGCTGGGGACCGTCGCGACGCTCACCGCGAGCCAGACGTACACCGGCCTCGGCGACCTGCCGCACTTCAACCCCGATGACGACCGCGACCCGCTGCACCCGGCGGTCGCGTCGCTCCGGCAATCGATCAAGGCCGCCGACGCGATCCTGATCTGCACGCCGGAGTACGCGGGCGGGCTGCCGGGCTCGTTCAAGAACCTCCTGGACTGGACGGTCGGCGGCGGCGAGATCTACGGCAAGCCGGTGGCGTGGATCAACGCGTCCTCGATCGCGGCACCGACCGGCGGCCGGGACGCGCACGACTCGCTGCGCAAGGTGCTGACGTACGCGGGCGCGAAGATCGTCGACGAGGCGTGCGCCCGGATCCCGGTTTCCCGCGCCGACGTCGCCGACGGTCAGGTCGCCGACCCCGATCTGCGTGGGCGGATCGCGATGGCCGCGCGGCTCCTGCGTGAAGGCGTCTGACCCTTCCGGCAACGGTCGCCCACCCGTCTCGCGCAGTTCACGGGACTGTCAGACGCGTGCGTCCCAATGGTGGCGTGGACGCTCGCTTGCTGGTTTCGCTGTCGGGAATCACCCCGCGCACGCTGCACCGGTGCGCCGACCTCGCGGCGGAACTCGACCGCCGGAAAGTGCCGTTGTCGCTGCTGTACGCCGCGCGCACCGGCGAAGGCCCGGTGACGGAGTGGGTGCGCACCCGCGCCCGCCGCGGTGATTCCGTGCTGCTGCACGGTTACGACCACACCGTCACGCCCACCCACCGCACGGTGTACCTGGGCAAGAAGGCGGAGTTCGCGACGCTGCCGGCGCACGAAGCCCGGCTCCGGCTGATCGCGGCGAAGGCGTTGCTGGACACCGCCGGCCTCGACGTCGACGGCTTCGCCCCGCCGCGCTGGGTCGTGTCCCAGGGCACGCTGCAGGCACTGGCCGAGCACGGCTTCCGGCTGTGCGCCGACCTCGGCGCGGTGCGCGACCTCGTCACCGGCGAGGTGCGCCGCGCCCGCGTGAGTGAGTTCACGAGCCAGTCGCACCGCACGGAGACTGTGCGCTGCTTCGCACTGGTACTGGCGGCGGCCCGCGCGGCCCGCCGGGGCGGGCTGGTCCGGCTGGGGGCGGAAGCCGCGGACCTCACCCGCCCCGGCCTCCGCCAGGCACTGCTCGACGCCGTCGACGTGGCACTGGAGAACCGCGCGTTCGGCGCCACGTACGGGTCGTTGCGGACGGTCGCGGCCTAGAACTTCGCGGGCTCGGCCCGGTCGAGCACCTTGACCTCGGTCCCTTCGGGCGCGAGGTTCCCGAACAGCCCGTAGTGCATGGCCGGATTGGCGAGCACGGCCTCGTGGATCGGCACGGCCACCCGCGGCGCGACGGCCCGCAGGTAGTCGACGGCTTCCCCGGCCTTCAGCCACGGCGCCCCGGTGGGCAGCCCCAGCACGTCGATCTTCTGCTCGGGCACGAAGAACGAGTCACCGGGGTGGAAGAACGCACCGTCGTCGAAGACGTACCCGATGTTGGGGATCACGGGGATGTCGGAGTGGATGACGGCGTGCTCCCCGCCGACCGCCTTGACGGACGTGTCCCCGACCGCGAAGGCGTCCCCGACGTTGGCGACGTCGAACTGGACGCCCAGCTTCTGCACGGCTTCGGCGGACCCGGGATCGACGATCAGCTTCGCGTCCGGGTTGGCTTCCAGGATTTTCGGCAGCTTCTCGACGTCGAGGTGGTCGAAGTGCTGGTGCGTGACCAGCACGGCGGACAGCTCCCGCTCACCTTCGAAGCCGGTGGAGAACGCGCCGGGGTCGATCAGGATCCGCTCGGAGCCGGTCTCCAGGAGCAGGCAGGCGTGTCCGAAATGGACGATACGCATCGATGGTTCTCCTTCGCACGTTGACGATTCCAGCCTAGTCACAGCTTCCCGGTGAGCAAGGCGTCGCCGAGTTCCGTCCGCCGGTACAGCACCCGGTGCCCGCGCCGCTCCGAAGCCAGCAATCCCGCCCCACGCAACGCCGTCAAGTGCGCCGACACCGTGGCCGGCGCCAGTCCGTGGCGGGTCGCCAGCTCGGTCGTCGCCGCCGGGCGGTCCAGCGTCGCCAGCAACAGCGCCCGGGTACGGCCGAGGACCTCGGCCAGTGCCTCCGGCAACGCCGCCGGTGACGTCCACAGCGAAGCGACCCCGCGGGCCGGGTACAGCACCGAAATCTGCCACGGCGGGACCGTCACCACCCCGACGTTCGGCCACGCGAACACCGCCGGGATCAGCAGCAACCCGCGTGAATCGATCTCCAGCCGCTCGCGGGCCCGGACGTCGACCAGCACCGACGTCCCCGAGAGCCGCACGCGCGGGTGCAGTTCCGAGAACATCGCCGCGATGCCGCCCGAACCCAGCTGCCGCGTGCGGAACGCGATGTCCGCCGCCAGCAGTTCGCGCAGGCGGGGCCACTCCGGGGCGAGCAGCGTGTGCCACACCGTCTCGAGCTGGTCGGCGAGCAGGTCGCGCGCGGCCGCCGGGTCGGCGGGCAGCCGCGAGAGGTCCGCGTCGACCATTCCCAGCTCCAGCGCCACCTGGGACGGCGGCGTCGCGCGCACGGCCCGCAGCTGCGCCGCGGCCGTCGTCTCCGGACCGTCGGGCGGCGGGCTCAGGAACTCGGTGATGTAGTGCCGCGCGCTCAGCACCGCGGCCAGCTCGGGCACGTCGGGCAGCTCGGACAGCCACGGCGGGTGCGCGGGGTGCGCGCGGACGCCGAGCAGCGTCTGGACGGCGCCGAGCACCTCTTCCAACGGCGAAATCGCGAACCGGACGCGCTGGCTCCCGGCCGCGGTCAAGACGAGTTCGATCATCGCTGATTCGTCCCCACCCGAATGAGTGTGCCGCAAGATCGCCGCGGGAGAGCGTGGTGCCATGTCGTTGTTCACCCATCGCGCCTACTGGCGCTGGTCGGCGGGCGTCCAGTTCGCCCGGCTGCCGTCGACCATGGCGCCGCTCGCGTTCACCCTGCTCACGACGGCCACGACCGGGTCGTACCGGCTGGGTGGCGTGCTCATGTCGGTCTTCGTCGCCGCCGAGATGGCCGGTGCCGTGCCGGTCGGGCGGCTGCTCGACCGCGTCGGACCGTCCCGCGGCCTGACGGCGCTGCTGCTCTTCACCGCCGCCGGGTTCACCGCGCTGGCCCTGGCCGCCGACGCGCCCACGCCGGTGCTCGTCGGGCTCGTGGTGCTGCCCGGGATCTCGGCCGGCGCGCTGTCCGGCGGCTTCCGGACGCTGCTGGCCGACACGGTGGACGATGAGCTGCTGCCGCGGGCGATCTCCGTCGACGCGATGATCCTCGAAGGCGTGCTGATCGGTGGTCCGGCGCTGGTCGCGGTGCTCGACCTGGCCGGCCCGGTCGTGCCGGTCGCCGCCATGGCCGTCGCTTGCGTGGCCGCCGCCGCGCTCGTCCCGCGCCGCGCGGTTGTGCCCGATCGGGTGGAATCCGCCGCCGACGTCCCGCCTGCCGGACTCCGTACGTACCTGCCGTGGCTGTGCTGCGCGTTCACCGTCGGGTTGCTGCTCTCGACGATCGAGGTCGCGCCGCTGCCGCTGGTGCAGCGCCTCGGCGCGCCGTCGACGGCCGCGCCGGTGGTCATCGCCGTGCTGAGCGGGGCGAGCATCCTGGGCAGCGCGCTCTACGCGTGGCGCGGCAAGACCGGCGACCCGCGGCTGTTCCTCGGCGGGTTCGTCGTCGGCGGGGTCACCCTCGCGGCGGACCTCGGCTGGCCGGGGTTGCTCGCGTCGATCGCGCTGATCGGCGGGTGCACCGGGCCGCTGGTCGCCGCCACCTCCGTCAACCTCCAGCGGCTGCTGCCGAAGAACCGCAGGTCAGCGGGGTTCTCGCTGAGCTTCACCGTGCAGGCGTGCGGATTCGGGCTGGGTTCGCTGGCGGTCGGCGCGCTGCCGCTGTGGCTCGCCCCGCTGTTCGGTGCCTTTGCCGCGGCGATCGCCGGTGGAATGCTGGTGCGGAAGCCCGCGCGAGCTATTGGCACAGTGTCAGTAACGTCGTAACCTGGGCTGACCCTCGACCCACGGGAGACGCCGATGACCGCCGTCCAGCCGAAGCCGACGTCGGTCGGCGAAACCTTCGACTCGCTCAGCCCGGCGACCGACGAGGTGGTCGGAACCTACCCGATCCACACGGCGGAAGACGTCGCCGCGGCCGTCGAGCGAGCGCGCGTCGCCGCGAAGTGGTGGGAAGGGCTCGGCTTCGCCGGGCGCGCCGAGCGGCTGAAGAGCTGGAAGGGCGTGCTGACGCGGCGGCTGCCGCAGCTGTGCCAGGTGGTCCGCGACGAGACCGGCAAGCCGATCGCCGACGCGCAGCTCGAGAGCGTGCTGGCCATCGAGCACATCGCCTGGGCGGGCAAGAACGCGAAGAAGATCCTCGGCAAGCAGAAGCGCTCGGCCGGGCTGCTGATGTCGAACCAGGCCGCCACCGTCGAGTACCAGCCGCTGGGCGTGGTCGGCGTGATCGGCCCGTGGAACTACCCGGTGTTCACCCCGCTCGGCTCGATCGCCTACGCGCTCGCGGCGGGCAACGCGGTCGTCTTCAAGCCCAGCGAGTACACCCCCGGCGTCGGGAAGTGGCTGGTCGACGCGTTCGCCGAGATCGTCCCGGAGCAGCCGGTGCTGCAGCTGATCACCGGCTTCGGCGAGACCGGCGCGGCGTTGGTCGGCGCCGGCGTCGACAAGATCGCGTTCACCGGCTCGACCGCGACCGGCAAGCGGATCATGGCCGCGGCCGCCGAGACGCTCACCCCGGTCGTCATCGAGGCGGGCGGCAAGGACCCGGTGCTGGTCGACGCGGACGCCGACCTCGACGCCGCGGCCGACGCCACGGTGTGGGGCGCGTTCTCCAACTCCGGCCAGACCTGCATCGGCGTCGAGCGCGTCTACGTCCACGAAAAGGTGCACGACGCGTTCGTCGCGAAGGTCGTCGAGAAGTCGAAGGACGTGCGCGCGGGTTCGGACGACGGCGCGCAGTACGGCCCGGTCACGATGCCCTCGCAGCTCGGCGTGATCAAGCGCCACATCCAGGACGCGCTGGCCCGCGGCGGCAAGGCCGTCCTCGGCGGCGAGGACGCGGTCGGCGACCGCTACGCGCAGCCGACCGTGCTGATCGACGTCCCGGAGGACTCCGAGGCGGTCACCGAAGAGACGTTCGGCCCGACCGTGACGATCGCGAAGGTCCGCGACATGGACGAAGCCGTCGAGAAGGCGAACAGCACGAAGTACGGCCTGGGCTCGACGGTGTTCTCGAAGTCCCGCGGCGTCGAGCTGGCCGAGAAGCTGCGCACGGGCATGACGGCGATCAACGCGCCGCTGTCGTTCGCGGGCATCGCTTCCCTGCCGTTCGGCGGGGTCGGCGACTCCGGCTTCGGCCGCATCCACGGCCCGGAGGGGCTGCGCGAGTTCGCCCGCACGAAGGCGATCGCGCGCCAGCGGTTCACCGCGCCGCTGACGCTGACGTCGTTCACCCGCAAGGAATCGACGGACGCGCTGGTCGCCAAGCTGGTGACCATCCTGCACGGCAAGCGCTGACCCCCTCGTGAGTGTTTAGTCGGGTTAGAACCCGACTAAACACTCACGAGGTCTGGCGGCCCCGGATCAGGTCCGCGGCCTTCTCCGCGACCATGACGGTCGGCGCGTTCGTGTTGCCCCGCGGCACCACGGGCATCACGGACGCGTCGACCACGCGCAGGCCTTCGACGCCGTTCACGCGCAGCTGCGGGTCGACCACCGACCCGATCGAGCAGGTCCCGACCGGGTGGTAGAGCGTCTGCGTGTTCTCGCGGATGTGGTCGGCCAGCTCGGAATCGGTCAGGTCGTGCCGCGCGGGCAGGAACGGCTGGTCGAGGAACCGCTTGAGCGGTCCCGACTTCCCGATGTCGATCAGCGCCCGCAGCCCGGCGATCATCGTCTCCATGTCCTTCGGCTCCGCGTAGTACGCCGGGTCGATTTCCGGCTTCCACAACGGGTTCGCCGACTTCAGCCGCAGCCGGCCGCGGCTCGCGACGTCCACCAGCGTCGCCGCCGACGTGAAGCCGGGGACCGTCGGTTCGCGCATGCCGTTGTCGTAGAACAACGTCGGCGCCACGTGGATCTGCATGTCCGGCGCGGGCAGGCCGTCCGTGGTCGGGAAGAACGCGCCCGCCTCGCCGATGTTGGACGCCAGCGGCCCGCGCTTGGTCAGCTGGTAGCGGACGAGACCGCGCGGGGTGGCCGCGTCGACCAGGTCGGTCGTGCCGCGCGTGGACCAGATGATCCCGCAGGCGGGGTGGTCGTGCAGGTTCTCGCCGACGCCGGGCAGCGCGGCGACGACGTCGATGCCGTGTTCGCGCAGGTGCTCGGCCGGCCCGACGCCGGAGACCATCAGCAGCTGCGGCGAGTTGACCGCGCCGCCGCTCAGGATCACCTCGGTGGACGCGTGCGCGGTGCGCTCCACGCCGTTGTCCAAATAGGACACGCCGATCGCGCGGGTGCCTTCGAAGACGATCCGGGTCGCGGGCGAGGACGTCTTCACGGTGAGGTTCGGCCGCTCGAGCGCGGGGCGCAGGTAGGCGTCCGCGGTGGACCAGCGACGGCCCTTCTTGCAGGTCACCTGGTAGACGCCGGCGCCTTCCTGGCTCTCGCCGTTGAAGTCGTCGGTGCGCTTGAGGCCCCACGCGACGGCGGAGTCGACCCAGGCGCTCGACAGCTCGTGGGTGAACCGCCGGTCCTCGACGTGCAGCGGGCCGTCGGTGCCGTGCAGCGGCCCGCCGAGCCGCTGGTTGCCCTCGGCGCGCTTGAAGTACGGCAGGACGTCGTCCCAGCCCCAGCCCTCGGCGCCGTGCGAATCGCGCCAACCGTCGTAGTCGGCGCGGTTGCCGCGGATGTAGATCATCGCGTTGATCGACGAGCAGCCGCCGAGCACCTTCCCGCGCGGCCAGTAGGCCGTCTTGCCGGTGTGCTTCTGCTCGACGGTCTCGTAGTTCCAGTCCCACTTGGTCTTGAACAGCGACGCGAACGCGGCGGGGATGTGGATCTCGTCGGCGGTGTCCTCGCCGCCCGCTTCGAGCAGCAGGACCTGCGCCGACGGGTCTTCGGTCAGGCGGTTGGCGAGCACGCAGCCCGCGCTGCCGGCGCCGACGATGACGTAGTCGAAGGACTCC
Coding sequences within:
- a CDS encoding MBL fold metallo-hydrolase, encoding MRIVHFGHACLLLETGSERILIDPGAFSTGFEGERELSAVLVTHQHFDHLDVEKLPKILEANPDAKLIVDPGSAEAVQKLGVQFDVANVGDAFAVGDTSVKAVGGEHAVIHSDIPVIPNIGYVFDDGAFFHPGDSFFVPEQKIDVLGLPTGAPWLKAGEAVDYLRAVAPRVAVPIHEAVLANPAMHYGLFGNLAPEGTEVKVLDRAEPAKF
- a CDS encoding amino acid ABC transporter ATP-binding protein; amino-acid sequence: MTTAVRTSSVELRDIHVSFGTLEVLRGVDLKVPSGKTTCVIGPSGSGKSTLLRCVNRLQEPDSGDLLLDGESVIKADPDALRQRVGMVFQHFNLFGHRSVLDNIVLPLRSVKKIGKEEAAEIARARLAEVGLADKAPYRPSALSGGQQQRVAIARALAMDPEVMLFDEATSALDPELVKGVLNLMAGLASRGLTLIVVTHEMGFARSVADEVAFMDAGKIVEQGPPAQLFDDPQSPRLQRFLSQVL
- a CDS encoding GMC family oxidoreductase, whose translation is MAVQESFDYVIVGAGSAGCVLANRLTEDPSAQVLLLEAGGEDTADEIHIPAAFASLFKTKWDWNYETVEQKHTGKTAYWPRGKVLGGCSSINAMIYIRGNRADYDGWRDSHGAEGWGWDDVLPYFKRAEGNQRLGGPLHGTDGPLHVEDRRFTHELSSAWVDSAVAWGLKRTDDFNGESQEGAGVYQVTCKKGRRWSTADAYLRPALERPNLTVKTSSPATRIVFEGTRAIGVSYLDNGVERTAHASTEVILSGGAVNSPQLLMVSGVGPAEHLREHGIDVVAALPGVGENLHDHPACGIIWSTRGTTDLVDAATPRGLVRYQLTKRGPLASNIGEAGAFFPTTDGLPAPDMQIHVAPTLFYDNGMREPTVPGFTSAATLVDVASRGRLRLKSANPLWKPEIDPAYYAEPKDMETMIAGLRALIDIGKSGPLKRFLDQPFLPARHDLTDSELADHIRENTQTLYHPVGTCSIGSVVDPQLRVNGVEGLRVVDASVMPVVPRGNTNAPTVMVAEKAADLIRGRQTS
- a CDS encoding DUF2334 domain-containing protein produces the protein MDARLLVSLSGITPRTLHRCADLAAELDRRKVPLSLLYAARTGEGPVTEWVRTRARRGDSVLLHGYDHTVTPTHRTVYLGKKAEFATLPAHEARLRLIAAKALLDTAGLDVDGFAPPRWVVSQGTLQALAEHGFRLCADLGAVRDLVTGEVRRARVSEFTSQSHRTETVRCFALVLAAARAARRGGLVRLGAEAADLTRPGLRQALLDAVDVALENRAFGATYGSLRTVAA
- a CDS encoding ArsR/SmtB family transcription factor, yielding MIELVLTAAGSQRVRFAISPLEEVLGAVQTLLGVRAHPAHPPWLSELPDVPELAAVLSARHYITEFLSPPPDGPETTAAAQLRAVRATPPSQVALELGMVDADLSRLPADPAAARDLLADQLETVWHTLLAPEWPRLRELLAADIAFRTRQLGSGGIAAMFSELHPRVRLSGTSVLVDVRARERLEIDSRGLLLIPAVFAWPNVGVVTVPPWQISVLYPARGVASLWTSPAALPEALAEVLGRTRALLLATLDRPAATTELATRHGLAPATVSAHLTALRGAGLLASERRGHRVLYRRTELGDALLTGKL
- a CDS encoding phosphoribosylaminoimidazolesuccinocarboxamide synthase: MTPLPTLATGKVRDLYAVGDDHLLVVASDRISAFERVFPTPVPDKGRVLTAMSAFWFRELADVLPNHLVASDGPLVPAAFRGRGLLVERLDMLPVEAVVRGYLTGRGYADYRRSGAVCGLGLPAGLPESARLPEPIFTPSTKARPGEPDENIDFDTFAAVLGRALAEEVREASLELYRRGAARAEEQGLLLADTKFEFGIGATGGLVLADELLTPDSARYWLDGGHPPGRPRRSIDKQHVRDWLVGPSSGWDCVSALPPLPPAVVTATRDRYIEAYHRITGLSLADWPRDPADLRQPASRLGQCGGAGDRRDAHREPDVHRPRRPAALQPR
- a CDS encoding NADPH-dependent FMN reductase, with translation MLGTVATLTASQTYTGLGDLPHFNPDDDRDPLHPAVASLRQSIKAADAILICTPEYAGGLPGSFKNLLDWTVGGGEIYGKPVAWINASSIAAPTGGRDAHDSLRKVLTYAGAKIVDEACARIPVSRADVADGQVADPDLRGRIAMAARLLREGV
- a CDS encoding aldehyde dehydrogenase family protein encodes the protein MTAVQPKPTSVGETFDSLSPATDEVVGTYPIHTAEDVAAAVERARVAAKWWEGLGFAGRAERLKSWKGVLTRRLPQLCQVVRDETGKPIADAQLESVLAIEHIAWAGKNAKKILGKQKRSAGLLMSNQAATVEYQPLGVVGVIGPWNYPVFTPLGSIAYALAAGNAVVFKPSEYTPGVGKWLVDAFAEIVPEQPVLQLITGFGETGAALVGAGVDKIAFTGSTATGKRIMAAAAETLTPVVIEAGGKDPVLVDADADLDAAADATVWGAFSNSGQTCIGVERVYVHEKVHDAFVAKVVEKSKDVRAGSDDGAQYGPVTMPSQLGVIKRHIQDALARGGKAVLGGEDAVGDRYAQPTVLIDVPEDSEAVTEETFGPTVTIAKVRDMDEAVEKANSTKYGLGSTVFSKSRGVELAEKLRTGMTAINAPLSFAGIASLPFGGVGDSGFGRIHGPEGLREFARTKAIARQRFTAPLTLTSFTRKESTDALVAKLVTILHGKR
- a CDS encoding SAM hydrolase/SAM-dependent halogenase family protein, yielding MAYDWISVTTDYGLRDGFVAACHGVIARLAPAVRVIDVTHEVPPQDIRHGAMALAQTAPFLPPSVHVAVVDPGVGTTRLGVVVVAGDGLLVGPDNGLLLPAAQALGGVLAAYELAEPSLRLPVTSATFHGRDVFAPAAAHLALGVEPSAFGDPVTDLVSMPEPFVAAFPGKLVSEVLTVDHFGNVQLAATPADLELSGLAGAVSVHSERVAVTTVVGRTFADVPAGASVLYTDSAGRLAVAVNGGSAAAVLGLGPAQECTITSSPTAS
- a CDS encoding amino acid ABC transporter permease produces the protein MDDFINTFLNWDYITQVLPDLLKTGLLNTLVLSVSSALIGTVLGMVLAVMGLSTKWWLRWPARIYTDVFRGLPAILTILLIGQGLGTLARDVVGTNPYPMGILALSLIAAAYIGEIFRSGIQSVDKGQMEAARALGMSYTKSMLLVIIPQGVRRVLPALVNQFIALVKDSSLVYVLGLLSGQRELFRIGQDLAANTGNLSPLVAAGVFFLVITVPLTHLVNYIDKKLRTGRKVRVDDPDDTDPVEIGPGGRVSTW
- a CDS encoding MFS transporter, whose translation is MSLFTHRAYWRWSAGVQFARLPSTMAPLAFTLLTTATTGSYRLGGVLMSVFVAAEMAGAVPVGRLLDRVGPSRGLTALLLFTAAGFTALALAADAPTPVLVGLVVLPGISAGALSGGFRTLLADTVDDELLPRAISVDAMILEGVLIGGPALVAVLDLAGPVVPVAAMAVACVAAAALVPRRAVVPDRVESAADVPPAGLRTYLPWLCCAFTVGLLLSTIEVAPLPLVQRLGAPSTAAPVVIAVLSGASILGSALYAWRGKTGDPRLFLGGFVVGGVTLAADLGWPGLLASIALIGGCTGPLVAATSVNLQRLLPKNRRSAGFSLSFTVQACGFGLGSLAVGALPLWLAPLFGAFAAAIAGGMLVRKPARAIGTVSVTS
- a CDS encoding MOSC domain-containing protein; the encoded protein is MARIARLTYYPVKGCAGTSVPSAEVTPAGLAHDRVFQVVAPDGDFRSQRRYPVLAAVRPQVLGHRLKLSAPGHGDLELEIRRDGPRHPGSTFSWQGEGIHQGDAAAAWFSDLLGLPSVLIGVAPDHERVTSGETPGTAAFADGHALLVASESSLDGLNARILERGGEPVPMDRFRPNVVVSGWLEPHTEDEVRAMTAGTAEFGYAKQCVRCTVPMVDQETGEKAGPEPIRTLAAYRRHADGGVVFGMKAAVRRPGQLAVGDEVIVHSWAGPSPSTAAAEPPLTATASRPAESV